A single Nicotiana tabacum cultivar K326 chromosome 5, ASM71507v2, whole genome shotgun sequence DNA region contains:
- the LOC107783234 gene encoding 26S proteasome regulatory subunit S10B homolog B encodes MTSEGDEAAARRRTAYADYRKKLLQHKELNARVGTVRENLRAAKKEYGKTEDDLKSLQSVGQIIGEVLRPLDNERLIVKASSGPRYVVGCRSKVDKEKLTSGTRVVLDMTTLTIMRALPREVDPVVYNMLHEDPGNISYSAVGGLSDQIRELRESIELPLMNPELFLRVGIKPPKGVLLYGPPGTGKTLLARAIASNIDANFLKVVSSAIIDKYIGESARLIREMFNYARDHQPCIIFMDEIDAIGGRRFSEGTSADREIQRTLMELLNQLDGFDQLGKVKMIMATNRPDVLDPALLRPGRLDRKIEIPLPNEQSRMEILKIHAAGIAKHGDIDYEAVVKLAEGFNGADLRNVCTEAGMCAIRAERDYVIHEDFMKAVRKLNEAKKLESSAHYSADFGKD; translated from the exons ATGACGAGCGAGGGAGATGAGGCCGCCGCCCGCCGCCGTACGGCATATGCGGATTACCGGAAAAAGCTCCTTCAGCACAAGGAACTAAATGCTCGGGTTGGAACAG TGAGAGAGAATTTGCGAGCTGCCAAAAAGGAATATGGTAAAACAGAAGATGATCTGAAGTCGCTTCAGAGTGTTGGGCAGATCATCGGAGAAGTGCTCCGACCTCTAGATAATGAACGCT TGATTGTGAAAGCCAGTAGCGGTCCAAGGTATGTGGTTGGCTGTCGCAGTAAAGTGGACAAGGAAAAACTGACCTCAGGCACTAGAGTAGTTCTCGATATGACGACTCTTACAATCATGAGGGCACTCCCACGTGAA GTTGATCCTGTTGTATATAATATGCTTCATGAAGATCCTGGCAATATAAGCTACTCTGCTGTTGGCGGACTGTCAGATCAGATCAGAGAGCTGAGAGAATCAATAGAACTACCTTTAATGAACCCTGAGCTTTTCCTCCGTGTTGGAATTAAGCCTCCAAAG ggtgTTCTTCTCTATGGGCCTCCTGGGACTGGCAAGACCTTGTTAGCCAGGGCAATTGCTAGCAACATTGACGCCAATTTCTTAAAG GTAGTGTCAAGTGCCATTATTGATAAGTACATAGGTGAGAGTGCGAGATTAATCCGGGAAATGTTTAACTATGCTCGTGATCACCAA CCTTGCATCATTTTCATGGATGAGATTGATGCAATTGGTGGACGTCGATTTAGTGAGGGAACAAGTGCAGACCGCGAAATTCAGAGAACGCTCATGGAGTTGCTTAATcagttggatggatttgatcagCTTGGAAAG GTAAAAATGATTATGGCAACAAACAGGCCAGACGTTTTGGACCCAGCTCTTCTTCGTCCTGGTCGGTTAGATAGAAAGATAGAAATACCCTTGCCTAATGAACAATCAAGAATGGAGATCCTCAAGATTCATGCTGCTGGAATTGCCAAACATGGCGACATTGATTATGAAGCGGTTGTTAAGCTTGCTGAG GGTTTTAATGGGGCTGATCTTCGTAATGTGTGCACTGAAGCTGGTATGTGTGCCATACGTGCAGAGCGTGATTATGTCATCCATGAGGATTTCATGAAG GCTGTAAGGAAACTGAATGAAGCAAAGAAACTTGAATCAAGTGCGCACTACAGTGCTGATTTTGGCAAGGATTAA
- the LOC107783233 gene encoding uncharacterized protein LOC107783233, protein MGSACCVASRDRAVINESCSENLQRNVCHSPTWSFRWDNRRRVAGEETSVNWSSDGIGGNDRLEFKSGTTVGTVHASEEGSPLDSFRSLAWQKSPVSDGTNRNLSLPLLDPLVERTSTEVKESDGSSALSFPSPGKLSPSAPSVSSLPTSPLSSRSQLLPASFTPSLPHHSSANLLGRQVPDRRVPGLKSPTFSISEESSSFVLPGWGNDSTRGSHGGSSDGWSVPAFADLSNPRRDRWSFDSESFGFHRERVTSQSFGSPSSNLQTCAVCAKLLNELVVAVLVCGHVFHAECLENMTSEINRYDPACPVCTFGEKQTLKMYEKAKAKMDLRARKRFRNRIVDSDISGNLARFEHQKSSPHDGRCPRMSSSSSMKSSSRKPFLRRYFSFGSKGSRSYSESLSTRKMGFLWTRSNKG, encoded by the exons ATGGGTTCCGCTTGTTGTGTTGCTTCCAGAGATAGAGCTGTTATAAATGAATCATGCAGTGAAAATTTGCAGAGGAATGTCTGCCACTCGCCTACTTGGAGCTTTCGGTGGGATAATCGGAGACGAGTGGCTGGGGAGGAGACATCAGTGAATTGGTCTTCTGATGGAATTGGTGGCAATGACAGATTAGAATTTAAATCTGGGACAACTGTAGGAACAGTACATGCATCTGAAGAGGGTAGTCCATTGGATAGTTTCAGATCACTTGCATGGCAAAAGTCACCAGTTTCTGATGGAACTAATCGAAACTTGTCACTTCCTTTATTGG ATCCCTTAGTTGAGAGGACTTCCACTGAG GTTAAAGAATCAGACGGTTCATCAGCACTTTCATTCCCCTCTCCTGGAAAGCTATCTCCATCTGCTCCCTCTGTTTCATCTTTACCTACATCTCCTTTATCATCGCGTAGTCAGCTGCTTCCTGCTAGCTTTACTCCTAGTTTGCCTCACCATTCTTCAGCAAACCTTCTGGGACGACAAGTACCTGATCGCCGTGTACCGGGGCTGAAGTCACCTACATTTTCAATTTCTGAAGAATCATCTTCCTTTGTGCTCCCTGGTTGGGGTAATGACTCAACTAGGGGCTCTCATGGTGGGTCATCAGATGGTTGGTCAGTTCCTGCCTTTGCTGACCTGTCAAATCCTCGTAGAGACAGGTGGTCATTTGATAGTGAATCCTTTGGTTTCCATCGTGAAAGGGTTACTAGTCAAAGTTTTGGTTCACCTTCTTCCAATCTCCAGACATGTGCCGTATGTGCGAAGCTGTTGAATGAACTTGTTGTTGCTGTTCTAGTTTGCGGCCATGTTTTCCATGCTGAGTGCTTGGAGAATATGACGTCTGAAATCAACAGGTATGACCCAGCTTGCCCTGTCTGTACTTTTGGGGAGAAGCAGACCTTGAAGATGTACGAAAAAGCAAAAGCTAAGATGGATTTGAGAGCTAGAAAGAGATTCCGGAATCGGATTGTCGACAGTGATATTAGTGGCAATCTTGCTCGGTTTGAGCATCAGAAAAGTAGTCCACATGACGGAAGGTGTCCCAGGATGAGCTCCAGTTCCAGTATGAAGAGCTCTTCAAGGAAGCCTTTCCTACGGCGTTATTTCTCCTTTGGTTCAAAGGGATCAAGATCCTACTCTGAGAGTCTTTCAACTCGGAAAATGGGGTTTCTCTGGACAAGATCTAACAAGGGGTAG